In Pseudomonadota bacterium, the following are encoded in one genomic region:
- a CDS encoding molybdopterin-dependent oxidoreductase codes for MPGTKEIIKTTCPRDCYDGCGIAVIKRDGMIRRVLGDPDHPTSRGALCGKCAVAYNGVWLDEKARLLRPLRRTGPKGSGQFEPISWDEALSTIAGRLQTIADEHGADKIVHTHYTGTCSALAYGFPSRFFNRLGATEVEPDTICNNAGHVAWGYVFGDSHAGFDPRTARDSECILVWGANPSHSAPHAHKHWLKENQAEVIVVDPVRHETAEAADLFLQPLPGTDAALAFAMLHVMRRDGLFDDDYIAGNVLGYEEIAPLLDGCTPEWGEEHTGVAATDIERAANAYGTGPSLIWLGQGLQRQPEGGNIFRALAMLPAFTGNIGKPGAGFYYLNDSFGIASRKGGAPAYEAPSSSDDGPPSISQMDVPDLLQSPDTFRAYMVWNCNPVASNPEQAKMRRGLERDDLFTVVIDCFQTDTADYADIVLPAASFLEFDDLASSYFHFTYGAQVKCQEPMGESLPNQEIFRRLSRAMGFEENHLYEDDQSVIDKTLKYADLGVDWQTLKAKGWASLGDEPVVLWSEGSFPTPSGKIEIASAQAEADGHPRVPQPTVDPRPADGRFRLLSPADKWLMNSSYGNDPRVDELMGKPLVTIHPDDAGDLDIADGAEVSLSNDAGSLVFTARIADDIPPGTLLTHKSRWPKMRDGDPAGGGANVNLLHIPQKTDMGESTSVHGTEVTLKRET; via the coding sequence CGGTACCAAGGAAATCATCAAAACCACCTGCCCGCGCGACTGCTATGACGGCTGCGGCATCGCCGTTATCAAGCGCGATGGCATGATCCGGCGCGTGCTGGGCGATCCCGACCACCCGACATCGCGCGGCGCGCTGTGTGGCAAGTGCGCGGTCGCCTATAACGGCGTCTGGCTGGATGAGAAGGCCCGCCTTCTGCGCCCGCTGCGCCGAACCGGCCCGAAGGGCTCCGGTCAGTTCGAGCCGATTTCCTGGGACGAAGCGCTCTCGACGATCGCCGGCAGGCTCCAGACCATCGCCGACGAGCATGGCGCCGACAAGATCGTGCACACCCACTACACCGGCACGTGTTCGGCCCTCGCCTATGGCTTTCCGTCGCGCTTCTTCAATCGTCTGGGCGCGACCGAGGTCGAACCGGATACCATCTGCAACAACGCGGGCCACGTCGCCTGGGGCTATGTCTTTGGCGACAGTCATGCCGGCTTCGATCCGCGCACGGCGCGTGACTCCGAATGCATCCTGGTGTGGGGCGCCAACCCCTCCCACAGCGCACCACACGCCCACAAACACTGGCTTAAGGAAAATCAGGCCGAGGTGATTGTCGTCGACCCCGTGCGCCATGAAACCGCCGAGGCGGCCGACCTCTTCCTGCAGCCCCTGCCCGGCACGGACGCCGCGCTCGCCTTCGCCATGCTGCATGTCATGCGCCGCGACGGTCTGTTCGACGACGACTACATCGCCGGCAATGTTCTCGGCTACGAGGAGATCGCCCCGCTCCTGGACGGCTGCACGCCCGAATGGGGCGAGGAGCACACCGGTGTCGCCGCCACCGATATCGAACGGGCGGCCAACGCCTATGGCACCGGTCCATCCCTGATCTGGCTCGGTCAGGGCCTGCAGCGCCAGCCCGAAGGCGGCAACATCTTCCGCGCGCTCGCCATGCTACCGGCCTTCACCGGCAATATCGGCAAACCCGGCGCCGGTTTCTATTACCTGAACGACAGCTTCGGCATCGCCAGCCGCAAGGGCGGCGCGCCGGCTTATGAGGCGCCGTCGTCGTCCGACGACGGGCCGCCCTCGATCAGTCAAATGGACGTGCCGGATCTCCTGCAATCGCCAGATACGTTCCGCGCCTACATGGTGTGGAACTGCAATCCCGTTGCCTCCAACCCGGAACAGGCGAAGATGCGGCGCGGACTGGAACGTGACGACCTCTTCACCGTCGTCATCGACTGCTTCCAGACCGATACCGCCGACTACGCCGATATCGTGTTGCCCGCGGCAAGCTTTCTGGAGTTCGACGACCTCGCGTCGTCCTATTTCCACTTCACCTATGGCGCCCAGGTGAAATGCCAGGAACCGATGGGCGAGAGCCTGCCCAACCAGGAGATCTTCCGGCGTTTGTCGCGCGCCATGGGGTTCGAAGAAAACCACCTCTACGAGGACGATCAGTCCGTCATCGACAAAACGTTGAAGTATGCCGACCTCGGCGTCGATTGGCAGACATTGAAAGCAAAGGGCTGGGCCAGTCTGGGCGACGAGCCGGTCGTGTTGTGGTCGGAAGGCAGCTTCCCGACGCCATCGGGCAAGATCGAGATTGCGAGCGCGCAAGCAGAAGCCGACGGCCATCCGCGCGTGCCCCAACCTACCGTCGATCCGCGTCCGGCCGACGGACGCTTCCGTCTGCTGTCGCCGGCTGACAAGTGGCTGATGAACTCCAGCTACGGCAACGACCCGCGCGTCGACGAATTGATGGGCAAACCGCTTGTCACCATTCACCCCGACGATGCCGGCGACCTCGACATAGCCGACGGCGCCGAGGTCTCGTTGAGCAACGATGCTGGCAGCCTCGTCTTCACCGCGCGCATCGCCGACGACATCCCGCCCGGCACGCTGCTGACCCACAAGAGCCGCTGGCCCAAAATGCGCGACGGCGACCCCGCCGGCGGCGGCGCCAACGTCAACCTGCTGCATATCCCGCAGAAGACCGACATGGGCGAAAGCACCAGCGTGCACGGGACGGAAGTAACACTTAAGCGCGAAACTTAG
- a CDS encoding molybdopterin-dependent oxidoreductase, which produces MTTRTTATHWGYYEHETGEAGPVIRPLADDPDPPLIGNTLKDMLGERARIATPLVRSSYLESGGACDGSGRGRDPYVPVSWDRALDLIVDAVNRTKAELGNEGIFAGSYGWASAGRFNHAQSQLKRFMNLAGGFVRHVNTYSSAAAEVIVSRVLGGGMLPTGYDWPTMKEHTELLVAFGGLPFKNAMVDPGGTGPHVDKVGLAACIKGGMQAVSIGPVLSHNEDAFGVDWLAPRPNTDVALMLALAHVLITDGKHDKAFLDRCCVGGDELIAYVLGESDGQPKDPSWAAAITGVSASAIVALAREMEGRRTLISITWAMQRADHGEQPFWMAIALAALLGQLGLPGGGIAFGLGTFNDHGAGRLPFRWAAFPQGRNPVDRFIPVARIADMLLNPGATIPYNGMEITFPEIGLVYWAGGNPFHHHQDLHRLAEAFRRPKTVIVQDAWFQPTARFADIVLPATTTLERNDFSGSAHGGFAAPMHKASEPYGEARSDHEIFRDLSERMGFGDAFTEGRDEMAWVRHLYDISRESAAKAGVQIPDFDSFWAGGWMQVGPLTTGNHALAALRNDPADNPLTTPSGKVEIVSETIGGFGYPDCGRHPMWFEPREWLGGEAARNHPLHLLSDQPRDKLHSQLDSGEHSASHKIKNREPLLMHPDDAALRGISDGDIVHVFNGRGRCLGGAQLTENVMPGVVVMSTGSWFDADDPGNPDSLERHGNPNVLTYDAGCSSLSQGPACNTALVEVERYDGNLPPVEAHDMPLAKSAR; this is translated from the coding sequence ATGACGACACGCACCACGGCAACCCACTGGGGTTACTACGAGCACGAGACCGGCGAGGCCGGGCCGGTCATTCGTCCGCTCGCCGACGACCCCGACCCGCCGCTGATCGGCAACACGCTGAAGGACATGCTGGGCGAACGTGCGCGGATCGCGACGCCGCTGGTGCGCAGCAGCTATCTGGAAAGCGGCGGCGCGTGCGACGGTTCGGGTCGCGGCCGCGACCCTTACGTCCCCGTCAGTTGGGACCGGGCGCTCGACCTCATCGTCGACGCGGTCAACCGCACCAAGGCCGAGCTGGGCAACGAAGGCATCTTCGCCGGTTCCTATGGCTGGGCCAGCGCAGGACGTTTCAACCACGCGCAAAGCCAGCTCAAACGGTTCATGAACCTGGCCGGCGGGTTCGTTCGCCACGTCAACACCTATAGCTCGGCGGCCGCCGAGGTCATCGTGTCGCGCGTTCTGGGCGGCGGCATGCTGCCGACCGGCTATGACTGGCCGACCATGAAGGAGCACACGGAGCTCCTGGTCGCCTTCGGCGGCCTGCCGTTCAAAAACGCCATGGTCGACCCCGGCGGCACCGGCCCGCATGTCGACAAGGTCGGCCTGGCCGCCTGCATCAAAGGCGGCATGCAGGCGGTGTCGATCGGCCCGGTCTTGTCCCACAACGAGGACGCCTTCGGCGTTGACTGGCTGGCGCCCCGCCCCAACACCGACGTCGCGTTGATGCTGGCACTGGCCCATGTGCTGATCACCGACGGCAAACACGACAAGGCCTTTCTCGACCGCTGCTGTGTCGGCGGTGACGAGCTGATCGCCTATGTCCTGGGCGAGAGCGACGGTCAGCCGAAGGACCCCTCCTGGGCCGCCGCGATCACCGGCGTGTCGGCGAGCGCCATCGTCGCGCTTGCTCGCGAGATGGAAGGCCGGCGTACGCTGATCTCGATCACCTGGGCCATGCAGCGCGCCGACCATGGCGAGCAGCCATTTTGGATGGCGATCGCGCTCGCCGCGCTGCTCGGACAACTCGGTTTGCCCGGCGGCGGCATCGCCTTTGGCCTTGGCACGTTCAACGACCACGGCGCCGGGCGCCTGCCGTTCCGCTGGGCGGCATTTCCCCAAGGCCGCAATCCGGTCGACCGGTTCATCCCGGTCGCGCGGATCGCCGACATGCTGCTCAACCCCGGCGCGACGATCCCCTACAACGGCATGGAGATCACGTTCCCGGAGATTGGCCTGGTCTATTGGGCGGGCGGCAACCCGTTCCACCACCATCAGGACCTGCACCGCCTGGCCGAAGCGTTTCGCCGGCCCAAAACGGTGATCGTCCAGGATGCGTGGTTCCAGCCGACAGCGCGCTTTGCCGACATTGTATTGCCGGCGACAACGACGCTGGAGCGCAACGACTTTTCCGGCAGCGCGCATGGCGGTTTCGCCGCACCGATGCACAAGGCGAGCGAACCTTATGGCGAAGCGCGCTCGGACCATGAGATCTTCCGTGACCTCTCCGAACGCATGGGCTTCGGCGATGCCTTCACCGAGGGCCGTGACGAGATGGCCTGGGTGCGCCATCTCTATGATATCTCGCGCGAGAGTGCCGCGAAGGCCGGCGTCCAGATACCCGACTTCGACAGTTTTTGGGCCGGCGGTTGGATGCAGGTCGGGCCGCTGACGACCGGCAACCACGCGCTCGCCGCGCTGCGCAACGATCCTGCCGACAATCCGCTGACGACGCCTTCCGGCAAGGTCGAGATTGTGAGCGAAACGATCGGCGGCTTCGGCTATCCCGATTGCGGGCGGCATCCCATGTGGTTCGAGCCGCGCGAATGGCTCGGTGGCGAGGCCGCGCGCAACCATCCCCTGCACCTGCTGTCCGACCAGCCGCGCGACAAACTGCACAGCCAGCTGGACAGCGGTGAACACAGCGCCAGCCACAAGATCAAGAACCGCGAGCCGCTACTGATGCATCCAGACGACGCCGCGCTTCGCGGCATCAGCGACGGCGATATCGTGCACGTCTTCAACGGACGCGGCCGTTGCCTTGGCGGCGCGCAGCTCACCGAGAATGTCATGCCCGGCGTTGTCGTCATGTCGACGGGATCCTGGTTCGACGCCGACGATCCCGGCAACCCGGACAGCCTGGAACGCCACGGCAACCCCAATGTCCTGACCTATGACGCCGGCTGCTCGTCGCTGTCACAAGGACCCGCCTGTAACACGGCGCTGGTCGAGGTCGAGCGTTACGACGGCAACCTGCCGCCGGTCGAAGCCCACGACATGCCTCTGGCAAAGAGCGCGCGTTAG
- a CDS encoding flavin reductase family protein, which translates to MHFDCRAIEPRECYKLLISTVVPRPIAFVTTVRDDGHVNAAPFSFFNAVGFDPPIVVLGLEARPDGRLKDTAANIQVSGQFVVNIVDEPLAQQMNISAIDFEPHVSEVMQAGLDMVDSIDVRPPRIATSPVSMECEKLVTMELKNARHVVLGEVLHFHIRDDIVIDPERFHIDIDRLAAIGRMNASSYTRTSDHFDLPRIHVDHWDTETASRREQ; encoded by the coding sequence ATGCATTTCGATTGTCGCGCCATCGAACCGCGCGAGTGTTACAAGCTCCTGATCTCGACGGTCGTGCCCCGGCCCATCGCGTTCGTCACGACCGTGCGTGACGACGGTCATGTCAACGCGGCACCGTTCAGCTTCTTCAATGCCGTCGGTTTCGATCCGCCGATCGTGGTGCTTGGTCTCGAAGCGCGACCCGATGGCCGGCTGAAGGACACCGCCGCGAACATCCAGGTCAGCGGCCAGTTCGTCGTCAACATCGTCGACGAACCGTTGGCGCAGCAGATGAACATCTCCGCCATCGACTTCGAACCGCATGTCTCCGAGGTAATGCAGGCCGGACTCGACATGGTCGACAGCATCGATGTCCGCCCGCCGCGCATCGCGACCAGCCCGGTCAGCATGGAGTGCGAAAAGCTCGTAACGATGGAACTAAAGAACGCGCGTCACGTGGTCCTAGGCGAGGTGCTGCACTTCCACATCCGCGACGACATCGTCATCGACCCCGAGCGGTTCCACATCGATATCGACCGGCTGGCCGCGATCGGCCGCATGAACGCCAGCAGCTACACGCGAACCAGCGACCATTTCGACCTGCCGCGTATTCATGTCGACCACTGGGATACGGAGACGGCCTCGCGGCGCGAACAGTAA